The following proteins come from a genomic window of Leptospira neocaledonica:
- a CDS encoding phospholipase D-like domain-containing protein, with the protein MNKLILILFVILCLFACERTDEDVSLFWEESLYPKVFFSYPGRFVPIGKKRMVRDEVLRVIRETKEFIYMHIYSFDDPEIEAELVQANKRGVHLELMGEWGKTYPSSILPFLKYWKGTGLQHTKVLVSDRSLVFLGTGNFTHYGLEQDHNAYLEFKLDQKEWENFSSFLKEEYPFPVLKIGGLEFWNSPLEGNLIQNRLLDSVFSSDYSIHYLIFDHYDPILSSGFTRANHGSIRGIYNRPVDPEGDILSSISGIEIFEDGNEDILDDPTIGKGGLLHHKTMILDDLEVLTGSYNYSLSARDSNREILIRIQDARIAKKFQEEWDNIRNKSKSVDVSISELQVSNTYNFEPGNDLICRSETKPEDSFLDIGFVWFRWINLYRWKEESCKSVTDYESISSRHFGGKSEFPKDQTEELGIRNFTRFGKIKFSISKSDLMNEFHSSILKPSLFLRPFQFLAAEGAWVFSENSELANLLLFDNFPKQVWILERGKLLKKLGVSIEDNIFYLSESISSNSGVVLVEYENFGLYFCYKSINYNLNWPEQILFSVYNFRQNLEFPSHSSKSDLEFFAEQGLPNQRRKNLCVISL; encoded by the coding sequence ATGAATAAGTTGATCCTAATCTTGTTTGTAATTCTTTGTCTATTCGCCTGCGAAAGAACAGATGAAGACGTTTCTCTTTTCTGGGAGGAAAGTTTATATCCTAAGGTTTTCTTTTCCTATCCGGGCAGATTTGTTCCAATTGGCAAAAAGAGAATGGTTCGAGATGAGGTCTTACGGGTGATTCGAGAAACCAAAGAATTTATCTACATGCATATCTATTCCTTCGATGATCCGGAAATTGAAGCGGAACTCGTCCAAGCGAATAAAAGAGGAGTTCATTTGGAACTCATGGGTGAATGGGGGAAAACGTATCCAAGTTCTATTTTACCTTTTCTAAAATATTGGAAAGGAACGGGCTTGCAACATACTAAGGTTTTGGTTTCGGACAGATCTTTAGTGTTTCTCGGAACGGGAAATTTTACCCATTACGGTTTGGAACAGGATCATAATGCGTATTTGGAATTCAAATTGGACCAAAAAGAATGGGAAAACTTTTCTTCATTTTTAAAGGAAGAATATCCTTTTCCTGTTTTGAAAATCGGCGGATTAGAATTTTGGAATTCTCCCTTGGAGGGAAATTTAATCCAAAACCGACTATTAGATTCTGTTTTCTCTTCCGATTATTCTATACACTATCTAATCTTCGATCATTATGATCCAATTTTAAGTTCAGGATTTACTCGGGCTAATCATGGATCCATTCGTGGAATTTATAATCGTCCTGTTGATCCGGAAGGTGATATTCTCTCCAGTATTTCGGGGATTGAAATTTTCGAGGATGGAAATGAGGATATTTTAGATGACCCGACGATTGGTAAAGGTGGACTTCTACATCATAAAACTATGATCTTGGACGATCTGGAAGTTTTAACTGGATCTTATAATTATTCTCTGAGCGCAAGGGATTCCAACCGAGAAATCCTGATACGAATACAAGATGCAAGAATTGCTAAAAAATTTCAGGAAGAATGGGATAATATTCGAAATAAATCAAAATCTGTTGATGTTTCTATATCAGAATTGCAGGTAAGTAATACTTATAATTTCGAGCCTGGTAATGATTTGATATGTAGATCCGAAACAAAACCCGAGGATTCGTTTTTGGATATAGGATTTGTCTGGTTTCGTTGGATTAATCTGTATAGATGGAAGGAAGAATCTTGTAAATCAGTAACAGATTATGAATCCATCAGTTCTCGTCATTTTGGAGGTAAAAGTGAATTTCCAAAAGACCAAACGGAAGAATTAGGAATAAGAAATTTTACAAGGTTTGGAAAGATCAAATTTTCAATATCAAAATCAGATTTGATGAACGAATTTCATTCCTCGATTTTAAAACCTTCTCTTTTTTTGAGACCATTCCAATTTTTAGCGGCAGAAGGCGCTTGGGTATTTTCAGAAAATTCCGAATTAGCAAACCTTCTTCTTTTTGATAATTTTCCAAAACAAGTTTGGATCTTAGAAAGAGGTAAACTTCTTAAAAAACTAGGAGTTTCAATCGAAGATAATATATTCTATCTTTCGGAAAGTATAAGTTCCAATTCGGGTGTGGTTCTAGTTGAATATGAAAACTTCGGGTTGTATTTCTGCTATAAGTCCATCAATTATAATCTAAATTGGCCAGAGCAAATACTATTTTCTGTCTATAATTTTAGACAAAATTTAGAGTTTCCGAGCCATTCTTCTAAATCTGATCTGGAATTTTTTGCAGAACAAGGCCTTCCAAACCAAAGAAGGAAAAATTTATGCGTTATTTCTCTTTGA
- a CDS encoding O-antigen ligase family protein, whose amino-acid sequence MNEFLKKAHLFCLLATLPSIGISVSLSQGFLVLSFFFGLSDQIRSGKWKEILPNHPVSKISISLFLWYGIVFLIHLVLDNSDTGYSKAAWNGELKDFFLFFGLLSVGFTTKEDLPKVYRALFWLFLILVFTGVIGGFSSVRLSRLISDLYKTSSNYRFTHPLGSISSIPLYISIGLMNTHLTFGGLLQFFSAFAVFGFLRTLIQGNKKKILIAGLLLFLYCLVFLLNQARSSMIGAGVSIFFAGIHLFFIRKEFSKSFLIKGASLFLGLLFLIGLVLAFSPAGKKVIGPLFGKEKHTDSGRTFIWDSSFPLIQEHPIIGVGPGNYNKEIEKVRIVHSEEYPELSYFYEVTQRGHAHNDYFHLGSVFGLPAVLIYLGLGAIFLAYLFQSKQDFQIILFFYGLIGFFVSGLFQCYFQDDEVVILFWILLGLFIKGEILLSKRNNA is encoded by the coding sequence ATGAACGAGTTTTTGAAAAAAGCACATCTATTCTGTTTACTCGCAACCCTTCCTTCCATTGGAATTTCGGTTAGCCTTAGCCAGGGATTTCTGGTACTTTCCTTTTTTTTCGGACTATCGGATCAAATAAGATCGGGAAAGTGGAAGGAGATCCTACCAAATCATCCAGTTTCTAAAATTTCCATTTCTCTTTTTCTTTGGTATGGGATTGTATTTCTAATCCATCTTGTTTTGGACAATTCCGACACAGGATATTCGAAAGCGGCTTGGAATGGAGAGCTAAAAGACTTCTTTTTATTTTTCGGATTACTCTCTGTAGGATTTACTACAAAGGAAGATTTGCCCAAGGTTTATCGCGCACTCTTCTGGCTCTTTTTGATTCTGGTATTTACCGGAGTTATCGGAGGTTTTTCCTCAGTTCGCCTTTCTAGGCTTATCAGTGATTTATACAAAACTTCCAGCAATTATAGATTCACTCATCCATTAGGTTCGATTTCTTCTATTCCTCTTTATATCTCTATAGGTTTGATGAACACTCATTTGACCTTCGGAGGACTATTACAATTTTTCTCCGCTTTTGCTGTATTCGGTTTTTTGCGTACACTCATCCAAGGAAATAAGAAGAAGATCCTGATAGCAGGGCTTTTGCTCTTTTTATATTGTTTAGTATTCTTATTGAATCAAGCCAGATCTAGTATGATCGGAGCCGGAGTGAGTATCTTTTTTGCAGGAATCCATTTGTTCTTTATCCGAAAAGAATTTTCAAAATCCTTTTTGATCAAGGGAGCCTCTTTATTTTTAGGACTTTTGTTTTTGATCGGACTTGTATTGGCATTCAGTCCCGCGGGTAAAAAAGTAATAGGTCCTCTGTTCGGAAAAGAAAAACATACCGACTCAGGCAGAACTTTCATCTGGGATTCCAGCTTTCCATTGATTCAAGAACATCCTATCATAGGAGTAGGTCCCGGAAATTATAATAAAGAGATCGAAAAAGTAAGAATTGTTCATTCTGAAGAATATCCAGAACTCTCCTATTTTTACGAAGTTACACAAAGAGGACATGCCCATAACGATTATTTTCATCTAGGATCGGTATTCGGACTCCCCGCAGTATTGATCTACTTGGGATTGGGAGCAATTTTCTTAGCATATCTATTCCAATCCAAACAAGACTTTCAGATCATTTTATTCTTTTACGGACTTATCGGATTTTTTGTTTCAGGTTTATTCCAATGTTATTTCCAGGATGACGAAGTGGTCATCTTGTTCTGGATCCTATTAGGTCTTTTCATAAAGGGAGAGATCTTACTATCAAAGAGAAATAACGCATAA
- a CDS encoding LA_2168 family protein, translating to MKNIFFLFLFLSAQILSSEEVKDPALEIYFQWILFRTQGRVSNEKESSRISALSSPVILGFKFEKYNEKFKTNLEWTLISTPNSGVIFLPGKNSYFGVLYKGFLWGAGRKSDSEEFPAWSSWKDGVEGLFVETDLDRIKIRFDVLDLYRGFPLIENQWLKLQGRDSFLPKHARDELLTDKEYSPTSQSRYRAGISLTGNKEDRFVYRFRARYLSLGDWGRFGSDTKESKSESVEGDRDYLVEWRLGLGFLWKNFYISGDFFLSRGIDKTGYHPARSERSIPISGEALRFDLGFYNSYVKISFFGFLPDREKRSPQGDILEMGFVGMGASPISNPILQQVWGFYPSAWITDQGLEREETNFPGKRPANLFGWKAEGKFLGISPGIHFTYIGFLKEENSSSGLWAISRNMQNKFLREAGVSIAWSPLEDGSAKIELDLGGFESDEVTGLRQWYMLFRIGGVWK from the coding sequence ATGAAAAACATCTTCTTCTTATTTCTATTTTTATCAGCCCAAATCTTATCTTCGGAAGAAGTTAAAGATCCTGCTTTGGAGATTTATTTCCAATGGATCCTGTTTAGGACCCAAGGAAGGGTTTCCAATGAAAAAGAAAGTTCAAGAATTTCTGCGTTGTCTTCGCCAGTGATACTTGGATTTAAATTCGAGAAGTATAATGAAAAATTTAAAACCAATCTTGAATGGACACTTATTAGCACTCCTAATTCTGGAGTAATATTTTTACCCGGAAAAAACTCTTATTTTGGAGTGTTATACAAAGGGTTTTTATGGGGAGCCGGAAGAAAGTCCGATTCGGAGGAATTTCCGGCCTGGTCTTCTTGGAAAGACGGAGTAGAAGGTCTGTTTGTAGAAACTGATTTGGATAGGATCAAGATCAGATTCGACGTATTGGATCTATATAGAGGATTTCCTTTAATAGAAAACCAATGGTTGAAACTGCAAGGGAGAGACTCATTCCTTCCAAAACATGCAAGGGACGAACTGCTTACGGATAAAGAATACTCGCCGACTTCTCAATCCAGATATAGGGCTGGCATTAGTCTGACTGGAAATAAAGAAGATCGTTTTGTATATCGATTTAGAGCCCGTTATCTGTCATTGGGAGACTGGGGAAGGTTCGGTTCCGATACAAAGGAATCCAAGTCTGAATCGGTAGAAGGAGATCGAGATTATTTAGTAGAATGGAGACTTGGCCTTGGATTTTTATGGAAAAACTTTTATATCTCCGGAGATTTCTTTCTTTCGAGAGGGATCGATAAAACCGGATACCATCCGGCTCGTTCTGAAAGATCTATACCGATCAGTGGAGAAGCCCTTCGATTTGATTTAGGTTTTTATAATTCTTACGTAAAAATTTCCTTTTTTGGTTTTTTACCGGATAGAGAAAAAAGATCCCCTCAAGGTGATATTTTAGAAATGGGTTTTGTAGGAATGGGAGCTTCTCCCATTTCGAATCCGATCTTACAACAAGTTTGGGGATTTTATCCTTCTGCTTGGATAACAGACCAAGGCTTAGAAAGGGAAGAGACTAATTTCCCAGGCAAAAGACCTGCAAATTTATTCGGTTGGAAAGCAGAAGGAAAGTTCTTAGGAATTTCTCCGGGTATTCATTTCACCTATATCGGTTTTTTAAAAGAAGAGAATTCTTCCTCTGGTCTTTGGGCAATTTCCAGAAATATGCAAAACAAATTTTTGAGGGAGGCGGGAGTAAGTATTGCCTGGTCTCCTTTAGAGGATGGATCCGCGAAGATTGAATTAGATTTAGGAGGTTTTGAATCGGATGAGGTAACGGGACTTAGGCAATGGTACATGCTTTTTCGTATTGGAGGAGTTTGGAAATGA
- a CDS encoding DUF4254 domain-containing protein, translated as MKLESAKVVEIFKNSVSDWHKEEVLSPNPFPQSSLEFLFYQKNQIDTIQWHVEDEIRRPDLPDKELVQFKRKIDALNQERTDLVEQIDDQISALYKSVEKKPNARMNSETPAWLIDRMSILELKIYHMKEQTERKDVSPEHIQTCQNKLNVLLEQRIDLSKCLDELLDDLSKGDKFYKVYRQMKMYNDKNLNPSLYTKQA; from the coding sequence ATGAAGTTAGAATCGGCCAAAGTGGTGGAGATATTCAAAAATTCCGTCTCGGACTGGCATAAAGAGGAAGTTCTTTCTCCGAATCCATTCCCCCAGTCCTCCCTTGAATTCCTATTTTACCAAAAAAACCAGATAGATACCATCCAATGGCATGTTGAGGATGAGATTAGAAGACCCGACCTACCGGATAAGGAGCTGGTCCAGTTCAAAAGAAAAATAGACGCTTTGAATCAGGAAAGGACCGATCTCGTAGAACAGATAGACGATCAGATCTCTGCCCTGTACAAATCCGTGGAAAAAAAGCCAAATGCAAGAATGAACTCGGAAACCCCGGCTTGGCTGATAGATAGAATGAGTATCCTGGAACTCAAAATTTATCATATGAAAGAACAAACGGAAAGAAAGGATGTGAGCCCGGAACATATCCAAACCTGCCAGAACAAGTTGAATGTTTTGTTAGAACAGAGAATAGACCTTTCCAAATGTCTGGATGAACTTCTGGACGATTTATCTAAAGGAGATAAATTTTATAAGGTGTATAGACAGATGAAAATGTACAACGACAAAAATCTGAACCCATCCTTATATACAAAACAAGCATGA
- a CDS encoding glycosyltransferase, with protein sequence MKILYFSDTFLPKIDGVAISMRNFAEALAERGHEFLICCPRYGEGDFDRMGDHIRLERFRSGYLPSYPDIKVVLPSPSKIKRAIKEFQPDLVHIHTPGLMGVYGINATEKYGIPSIGTYHTLMSEQDMYLSFYRLLKLDKLFMRIGKLNKKIKIKDLVKFEKFDKFNIRKKIILKITNNLYDRCDLIISPSHLIKKQLEEFGLKKPVAVISNGLDLSQFKGSPKTLSGSPKLLHVGRISYEKNCDVIINSFKLINEKIPSATLTIIGDGPALASLKVQAQKLGIDHAITFTGFIDRAELPKHYPNYDLFLTASTMETQGLVILESVACGLPAVGVDSFAIPELVHDGVNGFIAKPFDVRDIADKTVKILEDPAMYESFSKESLKISQNHEMKACVDRMEEVYRSVADQKNKKKKRSILNTIFSLDPFGILG encoded by the coding sequence ATGAAGATTCTTTATTTTTCGGACACCTTTTTACCCAAAATAGACGGGGTCGCTATTTCGATGAGAAATTTTGCGGAAGCCCTTGCCGAAAGAGGACATGAATTTTTGATTTGTTGTCCACGTTATGGAGAAGGTGATTTCGACAGAATGGGAGACCATATCCGACTGGAAAGATTCAGAAGCGGATATCTGCCTAGTTACCCTGATATCAAAGTGGTTTTACCTTCTCCTTCTAAGATCAAAAGGGCAATCAAGGAATTTCAACCGGATCTAGTGCATATTCACACTCCTGGACTCATGGGAGTTTATGGGATCAATGCTACCGAAAAATACGGGATCCCAAGTATAGGGACTTATCATACTTTGATGTCCGAGCAGGACATGTATCTTTCTTTTTATAGGCTTCTCAAACTGGATAAACTTTTCATGAGAATTGGAAAGTTGAATAAGAAGATCAAAATAAAGGATTTGGTGAAGTTCGAAAAATTCGACAAGTTCAATATCCGCAAAAAGATCATTCTAAAAATTACCAATAATTTATACGATCGTTGTGATCTGATCATTTCTCCTTCTCATCTGATTAAAAAACAATTGGAGGAGTTTGGATTAAAGAAACCGGTTGCTGTTATCTCTAACGGATTGGATCTTTCTCAATTTAAAGGAAGTCCTAAAACCCTTTCAGGAAGCCCTAAACTTCTGCATGTAGGAAGGATTTCCTACGAGAAAAATTGTGATGTAATTATAAACTCTTTCAAATTGATCAATGAAAAGATCCCGTCGGCTACTCTTACAATTATAGGGGATGGACCTGCTTTGGCTTCTCTTAAGGTGCAGGCCCAAAAACTCGGAATCGATCATGCGATTACTTTTACTGGTTTTATAGATAGAGCGGAACTTCCTAAACATTATCCGAATTATGACCTTTTCCTGACCGCTTCTACCATGGAAACTCAAGGACTTGTGATCCTGGAATCCGTGGCTTGCGGTCTTCCTGCAGTGGGTGTGGATTCATTTGCAATCCCGGAACTAGTGCATGATGGTGTGAATGGATTTATAGCAAAACCATTCGATGTAAGAGATATCGCAGACAAAACGGTTAAAATTCTAGAAGATCCTGCGATGTATGAATCTTTCTCCAAAGAATCCCTAAAAATATCCCAGAACCATGAAATGAAGGCCTGTGTGGATAGAATGGAAGAAGTTTATAGATCAGTTGCAGATCAAAAGAATAAGAAGAAAAAAAGATCTATACTCAATACGATCTTTTCTCTAGATCCATTCGGCATTTTAGGCTGA
- a CDS encoding LIC11755 family lipoprotein, with translation MRTILFTIAPIIFFSSVSCKQDSGSELLWQKNEKSVQFQYDPFYTGEPKLLSDLIHENGQPCLISGEDPGFKIQICIQEEGISEFAKILFAWKEGILVSEFSSVLSDDSEYKLGTYPFSGIKKKLEGSKFALVGDRKFKSLSSSAVTWDREQFNLKNHFRTFSIFFLSNGKFVLVLSPMEEGEVYLGLTFEAPGLEKEIQDSIISKNQVGLETCDSSLPTITEIFGETNTSIGRWIEIYNPNTMPICEEGLELILLGSKVSIPKTTGFLSPYEARVYAEDSASFERISLMGIKWGDLKKVGKIDITRGDRAFEFSLPGTGYLFGETYYSWKGNSFSNCESNLKFCMDPGRNQIAGSKNEFSCDPGDFELEELNPNGLLHKSILREDWKYLDLIYRGQKICDPSSLKINWGKNLFPIRISKKISEGEILSIGNLPFLLGSPSYSLSIFKSVTTNDIVSLSDSNGKEKLLWDGIFRTSKGIPTRLVLQKTNGETVSVCFENGRSFLHSYVNAKLSSDFTQSALDFENPRTSVGRKFCSKKDVTAANIKFSEISWMGSYHGSDPISKDRFLEFTSGSENSPDSAYLEIVQGNGTATSILLPLEKEGLSLLSSGKSICFPKTEFWKDTAFSLPSSGSNTLKVYDPYTGELWDEVTYSSSGPGINDTRNKIRKSAYSKLESGARVWSASQYIGKPYRDPDCSLTDANPGTLE, from the coding sequence ATGCGAACAATACTATTCACCATTGCGCCTATTATCTTTTTCAGTTCTGTTTCTTGTAAGCAAGACTCCGGTTCCGAATTGCTTTGGCAAAAAAATGAAAAATCTGTCCAATTCCAATACGATCCATTTTACACGGGAGAACCAAAACTTCTTTCCGATCTGATCCATGAAAACGGACAACCCTGCTTAATCTCAGGAGAAGATCCCGGTTTTAAGATCCAGATCTGCATTCAGGAAGAAGGAATTTCAGAATTTGCAAAAATTCTTTTCGCTTGGAAAGAAGGTATACTGGTTTCTGAATTTAGCTCTGTTCTTTCGGATGATTCAGAATACAAACTAGGAACCTATCCTTTTTCTGGGATAAAGAAGAAATTAGAAGGTTCCAAATTTGCGCTCGTTGGGGACAGAAAGTTTAAGTCTTTAAGCTCCAGCGCAGTTACTTGGGATAGAGAACAATTCAATCTCAAAAATCATTTTAGAACTTTTAGTATATTCTTTCTTTCTAATGGAAAATTCGTTTTGGTTCTTTCCCCTATGGAAGAAGGAGAAGTTTATCTTGGACTCACCTTTGAAGCGCCTGGCCTTGAAAAGGAAATCCAAGATTCGATTATATCTAAAAACCAGGTTGGATTGGAAACCTGCGACTCTTCTCTGCCTACCATCACTGAAATTTTCGGCGAAACAAACACTAGTATTGGAAGATGGATTGAGATTTATAATCCAAATACAATGCCGATCTGCGAAGAAGGTCTGGAATTAATTTTACTCGGAAGCAAGGTTTCCATTCCAAAAACAACAGGTTTTCTTTCTCCCTATGAAGCTCGAGTTTATGCGGAAGATTCTGCCTCTTTTGAAAGGATCTCTTTAATGGGAATCAAATGGGGAGATCTGAAGAAGGTAGGTAAAATTGATATAACTCGGGGAGATCGAGCCTTCGAGTTTTCTCTTCCTGGGACAGGTTATCTGTTTGGAGAAACATACTATTCTTGGAAGGGGAATTCTTTTTCCAATTGTGAATCTAATCTTAAGTTTTGTATGGATCCTGGAAGGAATCAAATCGCTGGTTCTAAGAATGAGTTCAGCTGTGATCCAGGAGATTTTGAATTAGAAGAATTGAATCCGAATGGGTTATTGCATAAGAGTATTTTACGAGAGGACTGGAAATACTTAGATCTGATCTATAGAGGTCAGAAAATTTGTGATCCTTCTTCTTTGAAGATCAACTGGGGTAAAAATCTTTTTCCAATCCGGATCTCTAAGAAAATTTCGGAAGGGGAAATACTCAGTATCGGAAATCTTCCATTTCTATTAGGAAGTCCCTCTTATTCACTTTCGATTTTTAAATCCGTTACTACAAACGATATCGTTTCCTTATCCGATTCGAACGGAAAAGAAAAACTCCTTTGGGATGGGATCTTTAGGACCTCAAAGGGAATTCCAACTCGTCTTGTACTCCAAAAAACGAATGGAGAAACCGTAAGCGTTTGTTTTGAGAATGGACGGTCCTTTCTTCATTCTTATGTAAATGCGAAATTGTCTTCTGATTTTACACAGTCGGCATTGGATTTTGAAAATCCTCGAACTTCTGTAGGTAGAAAATTTTGTTCGAAGAAAGATGTAACAGCAGCAAATATTAAGTTTTCAGAAATCTCTTGGATGGGTTCCTACCACGGATCAGATCCGATTTCAAAAGATAGATTTTTGGAGTTTACATCTGGTTCTGAAAACTCTCCCGATTCAGCTTATTTAGAGATCGTCCAAGGCAACGGAACAGCAACCTCGATTTTACTTCCTTTAGAGAAAGAGGGCCTAAGTTTACTTTCCTCCGGAAAGTCGATTTGTTTTCCTAAGACGGAGTTTTGGAAGGATACCGCCTTCAGTTTACCTTCTTCTGGATCGAATACTCTTAAAGTTTATGATCCGTACACGGGAGAACTTTGGGATGAGGTTACTTATAGCTCTTCCGGTCCAGGTATCAATGATACCAGAAATAAGATTCGAAAATCTGCATATTCCAAATTGGAATCAGGAGCACGAGTTTGGTCAGCAAGCCAATATATAGGAAAACCTTATCGTGATCCTGATTGTTCTCTGACAGATGCTAATCCAGGAACTTTGGAATAA
- a CDS encoding glycosyltransferase family 9 protein — MNLLVLRFSAMGDVALMAPALIAVAAKYTNIQLTVVTRGNYAPFFYNIPNVHVIGINLKKYKGLSGLYRLFKELNKLGPYEKIVDLHSSVRSRFISFFFWIRGVSVFRIIKGRREKMRQIRKTRKILRKLPHTVDRYLKVFEKAGFPATVRKGPWINVDPESKIYAKDFLLARKIDKKEGLWVGYAPFAGHKLKEWPLEKSIELLKLLKEEFPNIRIFLFGSSQEAAQMEEWRNGDQSMTIVSGGKLGIRGELGIMERMDVIIGMDSSNIHIAALLKRPVIALFGTTHPLSGFAPFGQEDTGVLQIEDLPCRPCSIYGNTTCYRKDFACMERITPEDVIKRINVIKNINTLF; from the coding sequence ATGAATCTTTTGGTGCTAAGATTCTCAGCGATGGGAGATGTCGCCTTGATGGCTCCGGCATTGATCGCCGTAGCCGCCAAGTATACGAATATACAACTCACGGTAGTTACGAGAGGAAACTACGCTCCCTTCTTTTATAATATCCCGAATGTCCATGTAATCGGGATCAATCTCAAAAAGTATAAAGGCCTTTCAGGCTTATATCGTTTATTCAAAGAGCTAAATAAACTAGGCCCTTACGAAAAGATTGTAGACCTACATTCCAGCGTTAGATCCCGTTTTATCAGTTTTTTCTTTTGGATCAGAGGTGTTTCCGTTTTCAGGATCATCAAGGGAAGAAGAGAGAAAATGCGCCAGATACGCAAGACCCGTAAGATATTGCGTAAACTTCCCCACACAGTCGACAGATATCTAAAAGTTTTCGAAAAAGCGGGATTTCCTGCGACAGTACGCAAAGGGCCTTGGATCAATGTGGATCCCGAATCCAAAATTTACGCCAAAGACTTTCTTCTTGCTAGAAAGATAGATAAAAAAGAAGGCCTCTGGGTAGGATACGCACCTTTTGCCGGCCATAAATTGAAAGAGTGGCCTTTGGAAAAAAGTATAGAACTACTCAAGCTACTAAAAGAGGAATTTCCGAATATTAGAATATTCTTATTCGGTTCCTCCCAAGAAGCCGCTCAAATGGAAGAATGGAGAAATGGAGACCAATCCATGACAATCGTTTCCGGAGGCAAACTGGGAATAAGAGGTGAATTGGGGATCATGGAAAGAATGGATGTGATCATCGGAATGGATTCTTCCAATATCCATATCGCCGCACTTCTCAAACGCCCTGTCATCGCTCTATTCGGGACCACTCACCCACTTTCAGGATTTGCACCTTTTGGACAGGAAGACACTGGGGTTTTACAGATAGAAGATCTACCTTGCAGGCCATGCAGTATTTACGGAAATACGACCTGTTATCGAAAAGACTTTGCCTGTATGGAAAGAATTACTCCGGAAGACGTGATCAAACGGATCAACGTCATCAAGAATATCAATACACTTTTTTGA